The window GCTTTCCTCTTTCATATCTTTGTCTATAAACCTTTCCGTCCCTTTTAACCTCAACAACTAACCATCTTGAGAGCGCATTAACAACTGAAGCTCCAACTCCATGAAGCCCACCTGATACCTTGTATCCTCCACCTCCAAATTTTCCGCCGGCATGGAGAACAGTATAAACAACCTCAACAGCGCTCTTTCCAAGCTTTGGATGTATATCAACCGGAATACCTCTACCATCGTCAATTACAGTTATAGAATTATCCTGATGAATAAAAACATCTATGTTCTTACAAAATCCAGCTAAAGCCTCATCTATTGAGTTGTCTACTATTTCATAGACAAGATGATGAAGCCCTCTTGGCCCTGTGCTACCTATATACATCCCTGGCCTTTTTCTAACGGCCTCCAATCCTTCAAGGACCTGAATCTCACTTGCGCTATATTTCTTACTCATATTAATCCCCCTTTGAACATTCGTCTATAAAGCAGCTTCTCTTTGCAAGAGTAAGAGAAGAAATAGGAGATAAATAAATAATGCTCTTTTTATCCCTCTCAGTTAAAACAAATGACTTAGGTTCATCATTTGTAATCCTCTTTACAAAACCTTCTTCCTCTGCAATCTTTAAAAAACTTTTAGTATCTATTGAAGACGTTGATGTTATGTCAAAAATAGCTATAACTTCCTTTAACGGAATTACAACATTTTCTCCAAGATGAAGAAACATAAAAATTCCTCCTCAAATTTCTTTTACATTAATGGTTCCATTATAAACTTCAAAAACTCTTTTCTTGTCAAAATTAAACTTTTCTATATCATTTAAACTGGTAATCGTCAAAAATGTCTGGATATCCTTAAGAGAATCCAAAAGATATTTTTGTCTTATCAAATCTAGCTCCGACATAACATCGTCGAGTAAAAGGATAGGGTATTCCCCTGTCTCTCCCTTTATTATTTCTATTTCAGACAATTTTAATGACAGAGCAGCAGTTCTTTGCTGCCCCTGTGATGCATAAGATTTTGCATCAACACCATTTATAAAAATAATTAAATCATCCCTATGGGGTCCCTTTGAAGTATAACCCTTTTTTATATCTTCGGCAATATTTTCTTTATATAGCCTATAGAGCTTTTCTTTTATATCCTTTAAA of the Caloramator mitchellensis genome contains:
- the remB gene encoding extracellular matrix regulator RemB, with protein sequence MFLHLGENVVIPLKEVIAIFDITSTSSIDTKSFLKIAEEEGFVKRITNDEPKSFVLTERDKKSIIYLSPISSLTLAKRSCFIDECSKGD